GGAACTAGACATGCGCCGTCCGCTCTACGGTCGTTCGGTCTCGTTCGGGCTTCTTGACCACGCGGGACCACAGAGCCGCGATCGCGGTGAGGAAGCCGCCCACCCAAACCAACCAGATGAGTGGAAACCAGAAGATGCGAATGGCAACGTTCTGCTCATCGAGGCTCTTCAGTGACAGGTACAGATCTCCCTGCAGCGTCGCATCGATATCCGGCGTCGCTACCGAATCGAGCGACTGCGGATACTGGTTGAGGCGGGGTTCGAGCACCGAAACCATCCTGCCGTCCTTCGCGACCTCGATGCGGGCACCCGTGACACTCCGATTCGGTTCTTGGCGCTCGAAGCGCTGCATGTACGTGAGGTCGAAACCTGCGACCGACACGGTGTCTCCCGGAGACATGACTGCACTCGTATCCACCGCCAGGTTGGCGGAGAACGCGATGCCGATGGCGAGCAGGGCAACCCCCAGATGGGACATCTGTCCTCCCCAGTACCCCGCGTCACTGCGCAGAACACGCAAGATCGCGGCCGGAACGGACAGCTCGCGCCGATCAGCGACCTTGCGTGCCGATACGGACAGATGCCGAACGATCACCGATATCACAAATGACGCCGCGAGGACCGTCATCAGCAGATAGGGGTTGCGATAGCCGAGGACGACCATGACCGCCGTCACTCCCAAGGCGGCCCGAAGTGGAACACGAATCCGGCCCCACACGACAGACCCCTTCGCTGCCCGATACGGTGTCACGGGCCCGATCGCCATGGCCAGCAGCAACCCGATCGAGAGAGGAATCGCCATACGGTCGAAGAATGGGCGCCCGACGCCGACCCTGTCGCCCGTGATCGCCTCGACCACCATCGGATAGAGGGTTCCCGTGAGCACGATGAAGGCGAACACCGTCAGCAAGAGGTTGTTGCCGAGAAACACGCCTTCCCGACTGGCCAGCGAGTCCAGACGCGGAGAGGAGGCGACCAGGTGCACCCTGGCGGCGAAAAGGCCGAACGATGCCACCAGCACCACCATGAGGAACCACAGGAGAGCCGGCCCGATCGGAGACTGGCTGAAGGCATGAACCGAGTTGATCACACCGGATCGAGTGAGGAATGTACCGAGGATGGTCAGGGCGAACGCCGCGATGACCAGAACGAAGTTCCAGGCCTGCAGCATGCCGCGACGTGCCTGTACGACCGAAGAGTGCAAGAAGGCCGTGGCGACCAACCATGGCAGGAATGAAGCATTCTCCACCGGATCCCAGGCCCAGAAACCACCCCAGCCCAGCACCTCGTAGGACCAGAGTCCACCAACGACGATCCCCAGCGTGAGGAACATCCAGGTGATCAGCGTCCAGGACCGAGTGCGACGCAACCACTCCGTGCCACTAGAACCCCGCATGAGTGCCGACATCGCGAACGCGTACGGAACGGTCAGCCCCACGTATCCGATATAGAGCGTTGGAGGATGGACGGCCATGAGCGGGTGATTCTGGAGCAGCGGATTCGGGCCCCGCCCCTCGAGAGCAGCGAGAGCCGGAGCCCAGGGCAAGTTGCTGGCCTGGAAACAGCCGACCGAAGCAGGCGCGACACAGACGGCAAAAGGATTGGAGATGCTGGCCATGAGTGCAAAGAAGTACACCGAGACGATGCCCAGTACCGCCAGCGCTCCCGCACCGAGAGGATCGGGGCCTTTCCTGCGAGCAAGGCCCCAGTAGACAGTGAGAATGAACACTGCGAGAACCAGGCCCCACAGGACGATGCTGCCTTGCAGCGCGCCCCAGGCCGATGCCGCCTTGTAGAGAAGCGGAGTCGTTCTGGTGGAATTGTTTGCCACATAGCTGATCGAAAAGTCGTCAGTGAGAAGGGCGACCTCGAGGCTGGTCATCGCTACCACGGCACCGCCGACAAGACCGTACACGGGCCACTTCAGACGCGACGCGACTGCCGCAGAAGGTCTCACCATGCCGCGAAACCCGCTCACCACCAGCCAGGCAGAGGAGACGAGGGAGATGACGACACCCAGATAGCCGACGATGGCGGTCACGACCGCCGCCTTCCACTGCATCGAAACGTTGGCGCAAGTTCATCGATATCGGCGATCCCTCTCATCATGCCTGGAACTTGTGCCATCAGCGTCTCCGTTGAAGATCAGAAGCCAGAGGAACAGCGTTGAGAATCGCGAGCACACCGAACCCGGCCGGACGTTTTATACGACGCAGCGTAGTAGTTGAATCCGGACCTGCCGAACTGACGGCGATCTGATACAGCACGAAATGACAGTCAGATCGGGGGCCAGCCAAGTCGGGCAAAGGCGCTCTGAAGAGGGATGAAGATCGCCCGCCAGATACCCGAGGTGAACATCACTCCAACCGCAACAAGCATCGAACCACCCACCATCTCCACTCGCCTGCCGTTGCGCTTCAGCCACGCCAGCGACCCCCGGGCTCGCTGGAACCCCAGGGCCACCAACACGAAGGGAATCCCCAGTCCGAGAGAGTAGATCGCAAGGAGCGCCCCACCCCACATGACCGTCTGGGTTGCACCGGCGACCGTGAGGATCGTGGCGAGAATCGGACCGATGCACGGTGTCCAACCGACAGCAAAGGCCATCCCCATTGGGAAAGCACCCTTCAATCCTCGCGGAGCCCGCGTCATGTCCAGACGGAGTTCCCGGTGATACCCGGGGATTCGAAGGACGCCCAACATGGCGAGTCCCATCACGATGATCCCGACACCTGCTATGCGGGTGATGAGATCGACGTTCCTCAAGAAGAGGGATCCCACGAGCGCAAACGACGCCCCGAGGGCAGTGAACACAACGGTGAAACCCCCGACGAAGAGCAGTGCTGCTTTCAGGATCGTCGACCGCGCGGCACGATCTCCGAGATCCTCCACCGGCAACGCCGACATGTACGACAGATACCCGGGAATCAACGGCAGACTGCACGGAGAGCTGAAGGAGACGATGCCGGCTATCAGAGCGAGAACCGCGAGTATCACGTCTGTCATACAACGACGCAGTGTAGTCGTCGCACCCGGCGGCTCCTCCTACAACCCTGCTCGTGCCTCCCCTGCGGCCAAGGCACTTGGCGACCGTGCACCTCTCATCGAGACGGATCAGCCCTGCACTCTTATCGGAGTGGGCTGGAACTCGATCTCGTCGCCTTCTACGTCGAGCTCATAGCGATCCAGCGGGCGGGGCGGCGGACCCGAAACGACGTTTCCGTTCTCGTCGTACACACCGGCATGGCATGGACAGTAGAACTGCCTGCGATCCTCCACCCACCGCACTCGACAGCCCAGATGCGTACAGATGTTCGACATGCCGATGAAATCGCGTCCATCGTCCGTCTTCACATAGACGGCAATATCCTCGGTCGTCGTCTGCCAACCCGTCGTGTAGTCGACCGAAGTCTTTAACAGGGTCGGTTCGCCGAGCGCGACGTTCCTCGTCGAACCCAGCGGAAGCCATTCGGCGCCTGCTTCGGCTTGCTTCGGCGGCAGGATGTATGCCACGGCCGATGCACCGAACACGGCGCCGATGGCCGCGAGCATGACGGTTATTGCCCTGCGAAGGAATGTGCGTCGACCGATCGAGTTGCTCACCATCGCCTCCTCTCTCAGTCCTCGCCAAGAAAGCCTACTACGACAGAATGTCGTTCCTCCCGGATATCAGGCGTCAAACCTCGCCTCGTCGGAAAAGGTGGTTGCGCCCACAGGGGTTTGTCGCGTGATGCCGGTACGTGGATCACCTGCAGGAACGTGACCTCAACGAACCCTCCCCATATCCGTGGACACAACTCGGGTCACCCACAACGACATAGGTGCTCTACTCGGGCGAACGCGATCGCAGCCTCCTTTGAGCCGTCCGTCAACTCCCACACCGCTTCTGTTCGCGCCGGTGACCTGAAGGTCCCTTCGGTCAGATCATCGGTCCATCCTCTCGGAAACATCTGACCACGGACCTTGTCAGAGTACGGCAGACGCCCGGAGACATCGTCTGTCGCGTGGCATGGCACGAGCCCCAGATGACGCCACAATGGGGATGCAACCACGACCACCAAGGCACACCGCACATGCCCTTCGGCGACCGCATCCGACAACTCCGCAAAGAAGCCGGCCGGCCCCAAGCCGAACTCGGCACCAAGATCGGCACCGGCTCGGCCGCATCAGCCACTACGAAACCGGCAAGATCACCCCATCCGCCGACGCCCTCGTCCGCCTCGTAGAAACCTTCGGAGTCTCCTGCGACTACCTCCTCATCGACGACGCCCCCCGCCGACCCTTCCGTTCCCCCGAAGACACCCTCGGCGAACACCTCCACCAACTCACCGAACTCACCCCCCACGGCCAACAACTCGTCATCAGCTTCATCGACGCCCTCGTCACCAAAACCCGCCTCAAAACCCTCGCCGGCGGAATCAACTGAACATGAGCTCCTGGCGCGACACCGCATCACCGCAAGCTCAGCAAGACCTTGACACGCTCCTCGACACTGCACTCGGCTTCGCTCAACAGCAGCTGGATAGGCACGGTGAGTTCTTCCCCTATGCCGTCATGGTTCGATCTGACGGTGAGACGGAGATGGTCGCCGCCCGGCCCGACGCCGACAACGACCGTCCCGCCTCGGTCGACGTGATCACAGCGTGCCGGATCACGCTCACCGAACGACGAGATCAACTGAGGGCGGC
This genomic interval from Actinomycetota bacterium contains the following:
- a CDS encoding helix-turn-helix transcriptional regulator, whose product is MQPRPPRHTAHALRRPHPTTPQRSRPAPSRTRHQDRHRLGRISHYETGKITPSADALVRLVETFGVSCDYLLIDDAPRRPFRSPEDTLGEHLHQLTELTPHGQQLVISFIDALVTKTRLKTLAGGIN
- a CDS encoding heme lyase CcmF/NrfE family subunit, producing the protein MQWKAAVVTAIVGYLGVVISLVSSAWLVVSGFRGMVRPSAAVASRLKWPVYGLVGGAVVAMTSLEVALLTDDFSISYVANNSTRTTPLLYKAASAWGALQGSIVLWGLVLAVFILTVYWGLARRKGPDPLGAGALAVLGIVSVYFFALMASISNPFAVCVAPASVGCFQASNLPWAPALAALEGRGPNPLLQNHPLMAVHPPTLYIGYVGLTVPYAFAMSALMRGSSGTEWLRRTRSWTLITWMFLTLGIVVGGLWSYEVLGWGGFWAWDPVENASFLPWLVATAFLHSSVVQARRGMLQAWNFVLVIAAFALTILGTFLTRSGVINSVHAFSQSPIGPALLWFLMVVLVASFGLFAARVHLVASSPRLDSLASREGVFLGNNLLLTVFAFIVLTGTLYPMVVEAITGDRVGVGRPFFDRMAIPLSIGLLLAMAIGPVTPYRAAKGSVVWGRIRVPLRAALGVTAVMVVLGYRNPYLLMTVLAASFVISVIVRHLSVSARKVADRRELSVPAAILRVLRSDAGYWGGQMSHLGVALLAIGIAFSANLAVDTSAVMSPGDTVSVAGFDLTYMQRFERQEPNRSVTGARIEVAKDGRMVSVLEPRLNQYPQSLDSVATPDIDATLQGDLYLSLKSLDEQNVAIRIFWFPLIWLVWVGGFLTAIAALWSRVVKKPERDRTTVERTAHV
- a CDS encoding Rieske 2Fe-2S domain-containing protein, whose translation is MSNSIGRRTFLRRAITVMLAAIGAVFGASAVAYILPPKQAEAGAEWLPLGSTRNVALGEPTLLKTSVDYTTGWQTTTEDIAVYVKTDDGRDFIGMSNICTHLGCRVRWVEDRRQFYCPCHAGVYDENGNVVSGPPPRPLDRYELDVEGDEIEFQPTPIRVQG
- a CDS encoding cytochrome C biogenesis protein yields the protein MTDVILAVLALIAGIVSFSSPCSLPLIPGYLSYMSALPVEDLGDRAARSTILKAALLFVGGFTVVFTALGASFALVGSLFLRNVDLITRIAGVGIIVMGLAMLGVLRIPGYHRELRLDMTRAPRGLKGAFPMGMAFAVGWTPCIGPILATILTVAGATQTVMWGGALLAIYSLGLGIPFVLVALGFQRARGSLAWLKRNGRRVEMVGGSMLVAVGVMFTSGIWRAIFIPLQSAFARLGWPPI